The Nitrosomonas communis genome has a segment encoding these proteins:
- a CDS encoding DUF2459 domain-containing protein codes for MKNFTRYATMFLLVSACVLLTACALPVENLWPPPPDSAARTVYVSLDTWHAMIAFPQSEEMTVNSTHQEEHQFPQLPSSLGHLLPFIRNQRFEEWGYAERAWYLEGRWGLTGVMRALFWPTEGVVEVGWYDQVWANRTPQPPSDLFIFRLSEEGYQRLRHHLDTTIADPNSVTAFGTSLFYPAKRSYHVLHTCHQYAAYALREAGLPLSPFWAFSRTSFAWQLHRAVQIAEKQSAARPSNEIQ; via the coding sequence ATGAAAAATTTTACTCGTTATGCAACGATGTTCCTTTTAGTAAGTGCATGCGTTCTGCTCACGGCCTGTGCCTTGCCTGTTGAAAATTTATGGCCGCCCCCTCCCGATTCTGCTGCACGAACTGTTTATGTATCGCTTGATACATGGCATGCAATGATTGCTTTCCCTCAAAGCGAGGAAATGACAGTAAATAGTACACACCAAGAAGAACATCAATTTCCTCAATTGCCTTCTTCCCTAGGCCATCTCTTACCTTTCATTCGCAATCAGCGTTTCGAGGAGTGGGGTTATGCCGAGCGAGCCTGGTATTTAGAAGGAAGATGGGGTCTGACTGGGGTGATGCGAGCGCTTTTTTGGCCAACAGAAGGAGTGGTTGAAGTTGGCTGGTATGATCAAGTGTGGGCCAATCGTACGCCTCAGCCTCCTTCTGATCTTTTCATATTTCGCCTGAGTGAAGAAGGTTACCAGCGGCTACGCCACCACCTCGATACTACGATAGCGGACCCTAACTCTGTTACTGCTTTTGGAACTTCTTTGTTTTATCCCGCAAAACGTTCGTACCATGTTCTCCATACCTGTCATCAGTATGCAGCTTACGCCTTGAGAGAGGCGGGGTTACCTCTCTCCCCATTCTGGGCCTTCAGCAGAACTTCCTTTGCCTGGCAGTTACACCGCGCTGTCCAGATCGCTGAGAAGCAATCAGCAGCTAGACCTTCTAATGAGATTCAATAA
- a CDS encoding TIGR01777 family oxidoreductase yields the protein MNILITGATGFVGRHLVQRLKQDHHTIKVLSRNGVRASQKLGVPAFSWNYAKEDAPAEALENIQIIIHLMGENIGSGRWTKERKREMYDSRIVSARKLVAAAPASLECFVCASAIGIYPGEGDDVYNESYDVPAQAGFMQTICRDWEVEAAKIESKGVRRVSIRTGIVLGDGGMLDKLLPLFKIGLGGPVGDGRQWLPWIHIDDLVSIYSNAALDTRYHGPINAVSPNPVRYGEFAAALGKTLHRPAFFPTPAFVLKLALGEAAALALNSYYIVSTRLLQEYNFRFKFTDLPAALEDLFGKR from the coding sequence ATGAACATACTCATTACTGGCGCAACAGGGTTTGTGGGCCGACACCTCGTACAGCGCCTCAAACAAGACCATCATACCATTAAGGTACTCAGCCGGAATGGGGTACGTGCAAGCCAGAAGCTGGGTGTACCAGCCTTTAGCTGGAACTATGCAAAAGAGGATGCGCCTGCTGAAGCATTAGAAAATATCCAGATCATCATCCATCTGATGGGCGAGAATATAGGTAGTGGCCGCTGGACTAAAGAACGTAAGCGCGAAATGTATGATTCACGCATAGTAAGTGCTCGCAAGCTGGTAGCCGCAGCCCCTGCCAGTCTGGAATGCTTCGTCTGTGCCTCAGCTATCGGCATCTACCCAGGTGAAGGAGATGATGTTTATAATGAATCCTATGACGTACCTGCCCAAGCAGGTTTTATGCAGACCATTTGCCGTGACTGGGAGGTGGAAGCCGCAAAAATCGAAAGCAAGGGTGTGCGTCGGGTTAGCATCCGGACGGGTATAGTATTGGGTGATGGCGGCATGCTGGATAAACTCCTGCCATTATTCAAAATAGGATTGGGTGGACCGGTCGGTGACGGGCGGCAATGGCTTCCATGGATTCATATTGATGATCTGGTTTCGATATACAGCAACGCTGCACTGGATACGCGCTATCATGGCCCGATTAATGCCGTTTCACCCAATCCGGTTCGATACGGCGAATTTGCAGCTGCACTTGGCAAGACGCTGCACCGGCCAGCGTTCTTTCCTACACCGGCTTTTGTACTAAAACTGGCATTAGGTGAAGCAGCTGCTCTTGCGCTGAACAGTTATTACATCGTCTCTACCAGACTACTGCAAGAATATAATTTCAGATTCAAATTTACTGATTTACCCGCAGCGCTGGAAGACTTATTTGGCAAAAGGTGA
- a CDS encoding universal stress protein — translation MEDNSVDHNLLLATDLSCRCDRALDRAAQLAKSWEATLRVVHAIDPAYAARYTKITQELPSWHRSEDYQTIASRRLNRDLKEDNIDAEIYMAEGVPHKIIIEAASRENSNLVITGVGRDEPVARTQFGSTLDELLKELSIPLLIVRRRVRGPYRHVVIATDFSSASQPALEIAVRWFSDAQLTLFHTYEGASLGGDAMVNEKRKATANDQCDSFLAEMALEPSVINRLHRVIEKGYPEVLLCDYVRHEEVDLVVLGTQGRKGLLKAMIGSTAQNLLHLLECDTMVVRG, via the coding sequence ATGGAAGATAATTCTGTTGATCATAACCTACTGCTTGCTACCGACCTTAGCTGTCGATGCGACCGTGCATTGGACCGTGCGGCGCAACTAGCTAAATCTTGGGAAGCTACATTACGAGTGGTGCATGCAATTGATCCTGCTTATGCTGCTCGCTATACGAAGATTACGCAGGAGCTACCTTCGTGGCACCGTTCAGAGGATTACCAGACTATTGCATCACGTCGATTAAACAGGGACTTAAAGGAAGATAACATTGACGCTGAGATATACATGGCTGAAGGTGTGCCCCACAAAATCATAATTGAAGCTGCAAGCAGAGAAAATAGCAATTTAGTGATCACTGGCGTAGGACGCGATGAACCTGTCGCCCGTACTCAATTTGGAAGCACTCTAGATGAGCTGCTGAAAGAGTTATCGATTCCATTGTTGATCGTGCGCCGTCGTGTTCGAGGGCCGTATCGGCATGTGGTAATAGCAACAGATTTCTCATCAGCTTCGCAACCTGCTCTTGAGATTGCGGTGCGCTGGTTCAGTGATGCACAGCTAACGCTCTTCCACACATATGAGGGTGCTAGTTTAGGAGGAGACGCAATGGTAAACGAGAAGCGGAAAGCTACCGCCAACGATCAGTGTGACAGCTTCCTTGCTGAAATGGCATTAGAACCATCAGTTATAAATCGTCTTCATCGTGTGATTGAGAAAGGATACCCGGAAGTATTGCTCTGCGATTATGTACGTCATGAGGAGGTTGACCTTGTGGTGCTTGGTACACAAGGCCGCAAAGGATTGCTTAAAGCTATGATTGGAAGTACAGCTCAAAATCTATTGCATCTACTGGAGTGTGATACCATGGTGGTACGAGGTTAA
- a CDS encoding putative Na+/H+ antiporter, with protein sequence MSDPTSTQLIAAVLFAIAVIHTFSTKYFEHLAHIQPRHAGIWHLLGEVEVVFGFWAMVLMLFMFAINGKQEATSYLNSRDFTEPLFVFVIMVIAGTRPILEFTAFTVRWTARYLPLNQGMAMYFLVLALVPLMGSFITEPAAMTLAALMLRDTLFSKEISTKLKYVTVGVLFVNISIGGTLTPFAAPPVLMVAGKWNWDIWFMISTFGWKAALAVVINAGSAMLLFRHELKHMGQQDSTNTSTVPISMIFVHLVFLTIVVVFAHYPAVFIGAFLFFLGFATAYQRHQNPLILREALLVAFFLGGLVVLGGQQQWWLQPILMNMDETAVYFGATALTAITDNAALTYLGSLVEGLSQEFKVALVAGAVTGGGLTVIANAPNPAGIAILRGKFEEGTIHPLGLLIAALPPTLVAVLAFRVL encoded by the coding sequence ATGAGTGATCCAACTTCTACTCAATTAATCGCCGCTGTGTTGTTTGCAATTGCAGTGATTCATACTTTCTCTACAAAATATTTTGAGCATTTAGCCCATATCCAGCCGCGTCATGCGGGTATTTGGCATCTGCTGGGAGAAGTCGAAGTAGTATTCGGTTTCTGGGCAATGGTTTTGATGCTTTTTATGTTTGCCATAAACGGCAAGCAGGAAGCCACTAGCTATCTCAACTCACGCGACTTTACTGAACCGTTATTTGTATTCGTGATCATGGTAATTGCAGGTACGCGTCCCATTCTTGAGTTCACTGCATTTACCGTACGATGGACTGCACGCTATTTACCATTAAACCAGGGCATGGCCATGTATTTTCTGGTGTTAGCTTTGGTGCCACTAATGGGTTCATTTATCACTGAACCCGCCGCAATGACGCTGGCGGCGCTGATGCTGCGTGACACGCTGTTCAGTAAGGAAATCTCTACTAAACTAAAATACGTCACAGTCGGTGTATTATTCGTAAATATCTCGATTGGCGGCACACTCACACCTTTTGCAGCTCCGCCAGTATTAATGGTAGCTGGCAAATGGAATTGGGATATTTGGTTCATGATCTCTACTTTCGGCTGGAAGGCCGCGCTGGCAGTGGTTATCAATGCAGGATCAGCCATGCTGTTATTCCGGCATGAACTCAAACATATGGGTCAACAAGATAGCACCAATACATCCACAGTTCCGATATCTATGATTTTTGTTCATTTGGTGTTTCTGACAATAGTCGTCGTATTTGCTCACTATCCTGCTGTATTTATAGGAGCATTTCTCTTTTTCCTGGGATTTGCAACGGCTTATCAACGGCACCAGAATCCGCTTATCTTACGTGAAGCATTACTGGTAGCCTTCTTCCTGGGTGGATTGGTAGTACTCGGTGGTCAGCAACAATGGTGGCTGCAACCCATCTTGATGAATATGGATGAGACAGCCGTATACTTTGGCGCTACCGCATTAACCGCGATTACAGACAATGCTGCACTCACTTACTTAGGGTCATTAGTCGAAGGTTTAAGCCAGGAATTCAAAGTAGCATTAGTAGCCGGCGCAGTAACAGGTGGCGGCTTGACCGTCATTGCTAATGCCCCAAACCCTGCTGGTATCGCTATTTTGCGTGGAAAATTTGAGGAAGGAACTATCCACCCGCTGGGACTCCTTATTGCTGCACTACCCCCTACATTAGTAGCCGTACTCGCATTTCGTGTGCTGTGA
- a CDS encoding efflux RND transporter permease subunit translates to MMAAIVRAMLNQRLLVLVIGLALCIAGGFAAKNLSVDAFPDVTNIQVQVATVAIGRSPEEMERLVTVPVEIAMTGLPGLVEMRSLNKSGLSLITLVFTDETDVFFARQLVMERIIDVTPRLIRGITPVLGPVSTGLGEVYQYTIEHPNDGKRALTEEELTERRTIQDWVVRPMLRSIRGVAEINSIGGHVKEYQVYVDPNKLRHYDLTLTAVDRALASNNANASGNILALHYEQYLIRGVGLIATLDDIRNIILKEVGGVPIYVRDVAEVKFGGEVRQGASIKNGYTESVAGIVMMLRGGNAKEIVGRIKEKVAEINERGLLPNGLQIVPFYDRTDLVDGALATVQSTLVESLILVIVVLSIFLGTVRTSIVVCFTLIITPLVTFIVMNYYGLPANLMSLGGLTIALGMMVDPTVVVVENIYQRLGQANGTDQSKFEIIVKAVAEVGTPVIFGVFVTILVFLPLMTLEGMEGKTFSPLAITIAISLLVALFVSVLLSPVLSDYLLTGGSEHDTRIVAALKHGYLHIFNLAMRNQKKTMIIAISSLMVAFALFPLLGKSFIPIMKEGAVTPVIIRAPSISLEEAIELEMEAMQKIATIPGVKSVVSKLGRGESPADPASQNESDPIADLDLAGSGRTQAEIEEDIRKALADLPGVNIVLSQPIAQRVDEMVTGVRSQVAIKIFGDDLEELRKLSEQVARIVKSTRGARDIRIERLSGQQELTINIDRRAIARHGLNVSDVNELIATAIGGKAVTQVFEGERRFTLLLRFPEEFRHDVEAIKDLLLLRPASIAAPAAGAKGGGMLIPLSAVADIQVVDGPAIISREFAKRRVVVGANVHERDMGGFVAELQKRTAKEIKLPPGYYFVWGGQFENMERAMATLSVIVPVTLAAIFFLLFMLFNSVKLAGLIYLVLPFASVGGVVGLFVTGEYLSVPASVGFIAVWGTSILNGVVLISFIRELREQGLSVEEAVRKACAQRFRPVMMTAATTVLGLAPFLVATGLGSEVQKPLAIVVVCGLTTATLMTMVVMPMLYRWFDDKPAHINSTLAPDQIHDYAKF, encoded by the coding sequence GTGATGGCAGCAATTGTACGTGCTATGTTAAACCAGCGCCTGCTGGTTTTGGTGATTGGGTTAGCGCTATGTATTGCTGGAGGTTTTGCTGCTAAAAACCTTTCTGTCGATGCATTTCCTGACGTGACCAATATTCAGGTGCAAGTAGCTACTGTCGCAATAGGCCGCAGCCCGGAAGAAATGGAGCGATTAGTCACTGTGCCGGTTGAAATTGCCATGACAGGCTTACCGGGATTAGTCGAGATGCGCTCTCTGAATAAGAGTGGATTATCACTCATCACATTGGTTTTCACGGATGAAACCGATGTGTTTTTTGCGCGCCAGCTCGTGATGGAACGGATTATTGATGTGACGCCACGGTTGATCCGGGGCATTACACCGGTACTTGGGCCCGTTTCCACTGGTTTGGGTGAAGTTTATCAATACACGATAGAACATCCGAATGATGGTAAGCGGGCGCTGACTGAAGAGGAGCTGACTGAGCGGCGTACGATTCAGGATTGGGTGGTGCGCCCAATGTTGCGCTCGATCCGCGGTGTGGCAGAAATCAATTCCATTGGCGGACATGTCAAGGAATATCAGGTATACGTCGACCCTAACAAGTTGCGGCATTACGATTTAACACTCACCGCGGTTGATCGTGCACTGGCCAGTAACAATGCCAATGCCAGCGGGAATATATTAGCACTGCACTATGAGCAATACCTGATTCGCGGAGTGGGCTTAATTGCCACATTGGATGATATCCGTAATATTATCCTTAAGGAAGTGGGTGGGGTACCGATTTATGTGCGCGATGTGGCGGAGGTAAAATTTGGTGGAGAAGTTCGCCAGGGCGCAAGCATTAAAAATGGCTACACTGAATCGGTTGCGGGTATCGTCATGATGCTGCGCGGGGGCAATGCCAAGGAGATTGTGGGGCGGATTAAAGAAAAAGTCGCTGAAATTAATGAGCGCGGCTTGCTGCCAAACGGCCTGCAGATCGTACCGTTTTACGATCGAACGGATTTGGTGGATGGTGCCTTAGCAACTGTTCAGAGCACCTTGGTCGAATCACTGATTCTCGTCATTGTGGTGCTATCCATCTTTCTTGGAACTGTTCGGACCAGTATCGTAGTATGCTTCACACTGATCATTACTCCGCTGGTCACCTTTATAGTGATGAACTACTACGGTCTGCCTGCTAATTTGATGTCGCTAGGTGGGTTAACGATCGCTTTAGGGATGATGGTGGATCCCACTGTGGTAGTGGTTGAAAATATTTACCAGCGTCTGGGCCAAGCAAACGGAACGGATCAATCCAAATTCGAGATTATCGTTAAGGCAGTGGCTGAAGTCGGCACGCCGGTTATTTTTGGCGTATTCGTTACCATTTTAGTATTTTTACCGCTCATGACCCTGGAAGGCATGGAAGGAAAAACATTTAGTCCACTGGCGATCACCATTGCGATCTCATTGCTGGTTGCACTCTTTGTATCTGTGCTGTTGTCACCCGTGCTGAGTGACTATCTATTGACTGGTGGCAGTGAGCATGACACCAGAATTGTTGCTGCTCTCAAGCATGGCTACTTGCATATCTTTAATCTGGCCATGCGTAATCAGAAAAAAACCATGATCATTGCAATCAGCTCGTTGATGGTTGCCTTTGCATTGTTCCCGCTCTTGGGTAAATCGTTTATTCCGATCATGAAAGAAGGGGCAGTGACCCCCGTTATTATTCGGGCGCCTTCCATCTCACTGGAAGAAGCCATCGAGCTGGAAATGGAAGCCATGCAGAAGATTGCCACCATACCGGGGGTTAAATCTGTGGTGTCCAAGCTTGGACGAGGTGAATCGCCCGCTGATCCGGCCTCACAGAATGAGTCTGACCCGATTGCGGATCTGGATCTGGCAGGGTCCGGTCGCACCCAGGCAGAAATTGAAGAAGATATTCGTAAAGCGCTGGCAGATCTGCCAGGGGTCAATATCGTGCTTTCCCAGCCGATTGCACAGCGGGTAGATGAGATGGTAACCGGAGTGCGCTCCCAAGTCGCAATTAAAATTTTCGGTGATGATCTGGAAGAATTGCGCAAGCTATCTGAGCAAGTCGCACGCATTGTCAAGTCAACGCGCGGAGCGAGGGATATTCGCATTGAACGTCTATCAGGTCAGCAGGAATTGACCATTAATATTGATCGTCGCGCGATTGCCCGCCATGGCCTCAATGTGTCTGATGTCAACGAGCTGATTGCTACCGCCATTGGTGGTAAAGCAGTGACTCAGGTTTTTGAGGGTGAGCGCCGCTTTACGCTGCTTTTGAGGTTCCCGGAAGAATTTCGCCATGATGTGGAAGCGATCAAGGATCTTCTCTTGTTAAGGCCCGCCAGCATTGCTGCACCGGCGGCTGGAGCGAAGGGTGGTGGCATGCTGATACCCCTCAGTGCAGTAGCAGATATTCAGGTAGTTGACGGTCCTGCGATTATTTCACGTGAATTTGCTAAACGCCGGGTGGTGGTGGGCGCTAATGTGCATGAGCGCGACATGGGTGGTTTTGTCGCGGAGCTTCAGAAGCGTACTGCGAAAGAAATAAAATTACCTCCCGGCTATTATTTTGTCTGGGGTGGACAGTTCGAGAATATGGAGCGTGCCATGGCAACGCTCAGTGTGATTGTGCCCGTTACTCTGGCGGCAATTTTCTTCTTGCTGTTCATGTTGTTTAACTCAGTCAAACTTGCCGGGCTCATTTATTTAGTTTTGCCGTTTGCTTCAGTGGGGGGAGTTGTTGGTCTCTTTGTGACGGGCGAGTACCTCTCTGTCCCGGCTTCAGTGGGCTTCATCGCAGTATGGGGCACATCCATTTTGAATGGTGTGGTGCTCATTTCTTTTATTCGTGAATTGCGTGAGCAAGGACTGAGTGTAGAGGAGGCAGTGAGAAAAGCTTGTGCGCAGCGCTTCCGTCCTGTGATGATGACCGCAGCCACAACCGTTCTGGGTTTGGCGCCATTTCTGGTAGCGACAGGCCTGGGTTCTGAAGTACAGAAACCGCTCGCTATTGTGGTGGTCTGTGGTTTGACAACAGCGACGCTGATGACGATGGTGGTCATGCCCATGCTGTATCGCTGGTTTGATGATAAGCCTGCACACATTAACTCAACCTTAGCACCGGACCAAATCCATGATTACGCAAAATTTTAA
- a CDS encoding efflux RND transporter periplasmic adaptor subunit: MKITLPIVGFVLFALLLAGCNQNESPQSSQNEEVTQQESETERDINSITIRPELANRLKIGQPMLVDLADRIQVPSRVQVDEERTAKIGSYVTGRIINLFVVLGDYVKAGDRLARITSPELTQSQLAYLRAQSRVIVTQKATERAHHLLAADVIPLAEVERRQSEFEIAQAELGAATDQLRLFGMSGAEVKELSKEGKILPWLDIKSTREGYVIERNVIVGQVVQPSDPLFQVADLSFVWVVGDVPEQIARDVRLGQHVQIDVPAIGSTGRDGVIIFVSDIVNRITRTVMTRVLVENRDRKLKPDMLANMHITDAQHKTLVVPEAAVVRELNQDYVFLAQGDDRFERVPVELGPEVADFRPVLSGLTDDQRIVIEGAYHLDSERKLAELE, translated from the coding sequence ATGAAAATTACGTTACCTATAGTGGGCTTCGTTTTATTTGCACTACTGCTAGCAGGGTGCAATCAGAATGAGTCTCCTCAATCTTCTCAAAATGAGGAAGTTACACAACAGGAATCAGAAACTGAAAGGGATATTAATAGTATTACTATCCGACCAGAGCTGGCAAATAGACTGAAAATTGGCCAACCCATGCTGGTGGATCTGGCTGATAGGATACAAGTTCCCAGCCGAGTTCAAGTGGATGAGGAAAGGACAGCGAAGATTGGCTCTTATGTAACAGGACGGATCATTAATTTGTTTGTCGTATTGGGGGATTACGTTAAAGCAGGTGATCGACTGGCACGTATTACCAGCCCAGAGTTAACGCAATCGCAACTTGCCTATTTACGTGCTCAATCGCGTGTCATCGTGACTCAGAAAGCGACTGAGCGTGCACATCACCTGCTGGCCGCCGATGTGATACCGCTTGCAGAGGTGGAGCGGCGGCAGTCCGAGTTTGAAATTGCCCAGGCCGAGCTTGGAGCGGCAACAGATCAATTAAGATTGTTTGGAATGAGTGGTGCTGAAGTAAAAGAATTATCTAAAGAAGGAAAGATTCTACCGTGGCTTGATATCAAGTCAACCAGAGAAGGCTACGTTATTGAGCGTAACGTCATTGTAGGTCAGGTGGTGCAGCCTTCTGACCCATTATTTCAGGTTGCTGACCTTTCTTTCGTATGGGTGGTTGGAGATGTACCGGAGCAAATTGCCAGAGATGTTCGGCTCGGTCAGCACGTACAAATTGATGTTCCTGCCATAGGCAGTACTGGGCGTGATGGGGTAATCATTTTTGTCTCGGATATCGTCAATCGCATAACGCGCACTGTGATGACTCGGGTTTTAGTGGAGAATCGAGATCGTAAACTAAAGCCCGATATGCTGGCGAATATGCACATTACCGATGCGCAGCATAAAACATTGGTTGTTCCAGAGGCGGCGGTGGTACGTGAATTGAACCAGGATTATGTTTTTCTCGCGCAAGGCGATGATCGCTTTGAGCGAGTACCGGTTGAATTGGGGCCCGAAGTTGCGGATTTCCGTCCGGTGCTGAGTGGGCTTACAGATGATCAGCGTATTGTGATAGAAGGCGCTTATCATTTAGACAGCGAGCGTAAGCTTGCTGAGTTGGAGTAA
- a CDS encoding TolC family protein, with protein MRKFIILLSLFFLLSPIVWAQEPGKVWTQESAKKFSIEEIQRLGLEANGLVLAARSQVNIASAGVVAASAYPNPEVVVMAGPVDRRIPESLTGPMTDQRTVTVNQPIENPFMRSARIGAAEAGVEAGRASLDQVRADLAAQLRVRAYELLLRQEQAALEQSIFDLLKEVHRRIKLNVERGESARFELIRAETELKSVENRKEAARLNAERARVALLQFTAGALPADFEVKASLKDTVALPPLDILRKEIPETNPEIVRLQAEQERTKLRIDQERASVLPSVNVLYSNFQDTQFTANTAGLSVRVPIFYRRRGEIDSAIFDSARIRETLDYRRYEVGQLFESAWQALQIAQRRVEMFESGLIKEAENAVEVAQAAYRFGERGLLELLDTQRVLRGILGDALQARFDLQAAAAEIDRLRAYYPKELIPE; from the coding sequence ATGCGGAAATTTATTATCTTACTCAGCTTGTTTTTTTTATTAAGCCCTATTGTATGGGCTCAAGAGCCAGGCAAAGTATGGACTCAAGAGTCAGCTAAAAAGTTTTCCATCGAAGAAATCCAGCGTTTGGGATTGGAAGCAAATGGTTTAGTCCTGGCTGCACGTTCGCAAGTGAATATTGCTAGCGCAGGCGTAGTCGCTGCATCCGCCTATCCAAATCCAGAGGTTGTGGTAATGGCAGGTCCGGTCGATAGGCGAATCCCGGAATCCCTAACCGGACCAATGACAGACCAACGCACAGTTACAGTTAACCAGCCGATTGAAAATCCTTTTATGCGCAGCGCACGCATTGGTGCGGCAGAGGCTGGAGTTGAGGCTGGACGTGCAAGCCTGGATCAGGTGCGGGCTGATTTGGCTGCACAATTACGAGTGCGGGCTTATGAGTTATTACTGCGTCAAGAACAAGCTGCATTGGAACAAAGTATTTTTGATCTGCTTAAGGAAGTTCACAGGCGTATCAAATTAAATGTAGAGAGAGGAGAATCGGCCCGTTTTGAGCTTATTCGGGCAGAGACCGAGCTTAAGAGTGTAGAGAACCGTAAAGAGGCAGCGCGACTGAATGCCGAGCGGGCACGGGTTGCTTTATTGCAGTTTACAGCAGGTGCGTTACCGGCTGATTTTGAAGTCAAAGCCTCTTTGAAAGACACAGTAGCGTTGCCTCCATTAGATATCTTGCGAAAGGAAATCCCAGAAACGAACCCAGAGATAGTACGTTTGCAAGCCGAGCAAGAACGCACTAAGTTGCGTATTGATCAGGAACGTGCTTCTGTGCTTCCTTCTGTAAACGTTCTATATTCTAATTTTCAAGATACCCAATTTACCGCTAACACGGCTGGTTTAAGCGTGAGAGTTCCCATTTTTTATCGCCGCCGTGGCGAAATTGATAGTGCAATCTTTGATTCCGCGCGCATACGGGAAACCCTAGATTATCGCCGTTACGAAGTGGGCCAGTTATTTGAATCTGCATGGCAGGCTTTACAGATTGCCCAGCGAAGAGTTGAAATGTTTGAGAGCGGCTTAATCAAGGAAGCCGAGAATGCAGTAGAAGTTGCCCAGGCTGCCTATCGCTTTGGTGAGCGTGGTTTGCTCGAGTTGCTAGATACTCAACGTGTCCTTCGTGGCATCCTGGGTGATGCTTTACAAGCGCGTTTTGATCTGCAAGCAGCCGCAGCCGAAATTGACCGGCTACGTGCATATTACCCCAAGGAGTTGATTCCAGAATGA
- a CDS encoding phosphoglycerate mutase, whose amino-acid sequence MHIHLLIPGLFWPEAGRPEVYSDLSLSALEVILAKSRYTESQPQGIEEWLCRSFGVSKQQDWPVAPIMLQLDGAGKGFDQNGYWLRADPVHLRIQHNHMLLADSQVFSISLKESIQFTDTLNQYYSKNGILFLPLHADRWYVRIPKIPSLQTRLLSEMIGKNINNLLPLGKESSAWHNIFNEIQMLLHQHPLNQEREEHGELAINSIWFWGGGMMPQNIRSTFNQIWCDHPFTHALAVASGVNRHPLPPDAKAWQHQAIPGNHLIVLDSLWGRTQYRNIYEWREYLGSLEKNWFIPLLEAMKKRITSQLTITVLNESGIKNFIMTPNNLWKFWARAKSLSNYGQN is encoded by the coding sequence ATGCATATACATCTTCTAATTCCAGGATTATTTTGGCCTGAAGCTGGAAGGCCTGAAGTTTATAGCGACTTGTCTTTGTCTGCTTTAGAAGTCATCCTGGCTAAAAGCCGTTATACCGAGAGTCAGCCTCAAGGAATAGAAGAATGGCTATGCCGGTCGTTCGGTGTGTCGAAACAACAAGATTGGCCAGTTGCACCCATCATGTTACAACTTGATGGGGCAGGCAAAGGATTTGATCAGAATGGGTATTGGCTGCGCGCTGATCCAGTTCATCTGCGTATTCAGCACAATCATATGCTGTTAGCTGACAGCCAGGTTTTCTCAATTTCCTTAAAGGAATCGATACAATTTACCGATACGCTCAACCAGTATTACAGCAAAAATGGTATCTTATTTTTACCACTCCACGCTGATCGCTGGTATGTGCGTATTCCCAAAATCCCTTCCTTGCAAACCCGACTGCTCAGCGAAATGATTGGTAAAAATATCAATAATTTGCTCCCACTTGGAAAAGAGAGCTCAGCATGGCACAACATTTTTAATGAGATACAAATGCTGCTACATCAGCATCCGCTTAACCAGGAAAGAGAAGAGCATGGCGAATTGGCGATCAATAGCATCTGGTTCTGGGGAGGAGGAATGATGCCACAGAATATACGCTCAACTTTTAACCAAATATGGTGTGATCACCCTTTTACTCATGCCCTGGCAGTTGCAAGCGGCGTAAACCGTCATCCACTTCCTCCTGATGCAAAAGCGTGGCAGCACCAGGCCATACCAGGTAACCATTTAATCGTGCTTGATTCTCTATGGGGGAGAACCCAATATAGGAATATATATGAATGGCGCGAATATTTAGGCTCGCTAGAAAAAAACTGGTTTATACCCTTGCTGGAAGCAATGAAAAAACGAATAACTTCTCAACTGACGATTACCGTTTTAAATGAAAGTGGCATAAAAAACTTTATAATGACACCCAATAATTTATGGAAGTTCTGGGCAAGAGCTAAATCCTTATCAAATTATGGGCAAAATTGA
- a CDS encoding BolA family protein, with the protein MITSDYIKQCIETSLPCEWIQVEGEDGRHFSAVIVSEQFKGKSMVQQHQLVYRALRDKMKEEIHALSMKTLTPEQWEEYKQAEQQA; encoded by the coding sequence ATGATTACCTCAGATTATATTAAACAATGTATTGAAACATCTTTACCATGTGAATGGATTCAGGTAGAAGGAGAAGATGGGCGTCATTTTAGCGCTGTCATCGTTAGTGAACAATTCAAAGGAAAAAGTATGGTTCAGCAACATCAACTGGTTTACCGGGCCTTACGGGATAAAATGAAAGAAGAGATCCATGCATTATCCATGAAAACACTTACGCCTGAACAGTGGGAAGAATATAAACAAGCTGAGCAGCAGGCTTAG